One window of the Rosa rugosa chromosome 3, drRosRugo1.1, whole genome shotgun sequence genome contains the following:
- the LOC133735992 gene encoding protein CYPRO4, which produces MGTSQSREDYISDSDDYKEEEEEEERSDDTEEYQDAREKQPTPIGDLDAKLKALKLKYGTPSSSSSSTSSPAVSHNAVKLYLHIGGNAPSAKWIVSNKLTSFSFVKTSNVDGDSDDDDDYEGSSDGKGQWILKVGGKVRARVSTDMQLKMFGDQRRVDFVSRGVWALKFFTDEQYRRFVTEFQDCFFENLHGLKATEENKVKIYGKEFLGWVKPEAADDSAWEYADDYDMAARSPNSVTPVRSNQQLMEEFEEAANGGVQSLTLGALDNSFLVNDSGVQVYRNFRDGIHGKGVVAKFDSGGGSKSTPKKALLLRGETNMMLMSPLKEGKPQANGLQQLDIETGKIVTEWKFEKDGTEITMRDITNDTKESQLDPSESTFLGLDDNRLCQWDMRERRGMVQNIASLNSPVLQWSQGHQFSRGTNFQCFATTGDGSIVVGSLDGKIRLYSKTSMRQAKTAFPGLGSPITHVDVTYDGKWVLGTTDTYLVLICTLFTDKDGKTKTGFSGRMGNKIPAPRLLKLIPLDSHLAGADNKFHGGHFSWVTESGKQERHLVATVGKFSVIWDFQQVKNSAHECYRNQQGLKSCYCYKILLKDESIVESRFMHDKYAVSDSPEAPLVVATPMKVSSISLSGKR; this is translated from the exons ATGGGAACCTCCCAGAGCCGCGAGGACTACATCTCCGACTCCGACGACTacaaagaggaggaggaagaagaagaacgatCCGACGATACAGAAGAGTACCAAGACGCTCGAGAGAAACAGCCCACCCCAATCGGCGATCTCGACGCCAAGCTTAAAGCCTTGAAGCTCAAGTACGGTactccttcctcttcctcctcctccacctcatCGCCCGCCGTCTCACATAACGCCGTCAAGCTCTACCTCCACATCGGCGGCAACGCTCCCAGCGCCAAGTGGATCGTCTCCAACAagctcacctccttctccttcgTCAAGACCTCCAACGTCGACGGCGACagcgacgacgacgacgactaCGAGGGCTCGTCGGACGGTAAAGGACAGTGGATTCTCAAGGTTGGTGGCAAGGTCCGAGCTAGGGTTTCCACCGACATGCAATTGAAGATGTTCGGCGATCAGCGACGTGTGGATTTCGTGTCTAGAGGCGTCTGGGCCCTGAAATTCTTCACCGACGAGCAGTACCGGAGATTCGTCACCGAATTTCAGGACTGCTTTTTTGAGAACTTGCACGGGCTTAAGGCGACGGAGGAGAACAAGGTCAAGATTTACGGTAAGGAGTTTTTGGGGTGGGTGAAGCCGGAGGCGGCGGACGACTCGGCGTGGGAGTATGCCGACGATTATGACATGGCCGCCAGGAGCCCCAATTCGGTGACGCCGGTCCGCTCCAACCAGCAATTGATGGAGGAGTTTGAGGAGGCTGCGAATGGAGGTGTTCAGAGCTTGACGCTTGGTGCATTGGATAATAGTTTCTTGGTGAATGATTCTGGTGTTCAGGTGTATAGGAATTTCAGAGATGGGATTCATGGGAAGGGTGTGGTTGCGAAATTCGACAGTGGGGGTGGTTCGAAATCGACACCGAAGAAGGCTCTGCTTCTGAGGGGGGAGACTAATATGATGCTTATGAGTCCACTGAAGGAGGGAAAGCCTCAGGCAAATGGGCTTCAGCAGCTGGACATTGAGACTGGGAAGATTGTCACGGAATGGAAGTTTGAGAAGGATGGGACAGAGATTACAATGAGGGATATCACCAATGACACTAAGGAGTCGCAATTGGATCCTTCTGAGTCGACATTTCTGGGTTTGGATGATAACAGGCTTTGCCAGTGGGATATGCGTGAACGCAGAGGAATGGTTCAGAACATTGCTAGTTTGAATTCGCCGGTGCTGCAGTGGTCTCAGGGGCATCAGTTTTCTCGTGGGACCAATTTTCAGTGCTTTGCTACTACTGGAGATGGGTCTATTGTTGTTGGGTCTCTGGATGGGAAGATACGCTTGTATTCAAAGACCTCTATGAGGCAGGCAAAGACTGCTTTCCCAGGGCTGGGTTCCCCCATTACTCATGTTGATGTGACTTATGATGGGAAGTGGGTGTTGGGTACAACTGACACTTACTTGGTCCTTATATGCACTCTCTTCACTGACAAAGATGGAAAGACCAAGACTGGGTTTAGTGGTAGAATGGGAAACAAGATACCAGCTCCCAGGTTGTTGAAGCTGATCCCTCTGGACTCACATTTGGCTGGTGCAGACAATAAGTTTCATGGAGGCCACTTCTCATGG GTCACTGAAAGTGGTAAACAAGAGCGTCACCTTGTTGCAACAGTGGGAAAGTTCAGTGTGATATGGGATTTCCAGCAGGTGAAGAATAGTGCCCATGAATGTTACAGGAATCAGCAAGGCCTCAAGAGTTGTTACTGCTACAAGATCCTTTTGAAGGACGAGTCCATTGTGGAGAGCCGTTTCATGCACGATAAGTATGCTGTCAGTGACTCCCCTGAAGCTCCTCTGGTGGTGGCAACCCCGATGAAAGTCAGCTCGATCAGTCTCTCTGGCAAAAGATGA
- the LOC133740864 gene encoding uncharacterized protein LOC133740864 isoform X2: MRHLYSPICFDELIPDVFPLLAAAHKTLISKSRDSLTTRTLHSELVYNYSGSKHITESLKRCGISESSTYVLAACFNATSDEIEQKTVEKLVNGKEIDLEELGGRADQAQIQKHYKITSQELGISSLADAITCRIAARDAL; the protein is encoded by the exons ATGCGTCACTTGTATAGTCCTATATGCTTTGACGAactt ATCCCAGATGTTTTTCCTTTGCTTGCAGCTGCACATAAGACACTCATATCCAAGTCCCGAGACTCACTGACAACACGCACTCTTCATTCTGAGCTTGTTTACAACTACTCAGGATCCAAGCAT ATCACAGAATCCTTGAAAAGATGTGGCATCTCCGAGAGTTCAACTTATGTGCTTGCCGCTTGTTTCAATGCTACTTCTGATGAG ATAGAACAGAAAACAGTAGAGAAACTTGTCAATGGAAAAGAGATTGATTTGGAGGAGCTGGGAGGGAGAGCGGACCAAGCCCAGATACAGAAG CATTATAAGATAACTAGCCAGGAGTTAGGGATATCCTCACTTGCTGATGCTATTACATGTCGGATTGCTGCTCGTGATGCCTTGTGA
- the LOC133740864 gene encoding uncharacterized protein LOC133740864 isoform X1, whose protein sequence is MKLFEVNGSTLSLALFIEVTNSKELLDSMQAATLDPEVAFLNASLIPDVFPLLAAAHKTLISKSRDSLTTRTLHSELVYNYSGSKHITESLKRCGISESSTYVLAACFNATSDEIEQKTVEKLVNGKEIDLEELGGRADQAQIQKHYKITSQELGISSLADAITCRIAARDAL, encoded by the exons ATGAAGTTGTTTGAGGTCAATGGAAGCACCCTCTCTCTTGCTCTCTTCATTGAAGTAACCAATTCCAA GGAACTGCTTGATTCTATGCAAGCTGCGACACTAGATCCAGAAGTTGCATTTCTGAATGCGTCACTT ATCCCAGATGTTTTTCCTTTGCTTGCAGCTGCACATAAGACACTCATATCCAAGTCCCGAGACTCACTGACAACACGCACTCTTCATTCTGAGCTTGTTTACAACTACTCAGGATCCAAGCAT ATCACAGAATCCTTGAAAAGATGTGGCATCTCCGAGAGTTCAACTTATGTGCTTGCCGCTTGTTTCAATGCTACTTCTGATGAG ATAGAACAGAAAACAGTAGAGAAACTTGTCAATGGAAAAGAGATTGATTTGGAGGAGCTGGGAGGGAGAGCGGACCAAGCCCAGATACAGAAG CATTATAAGATAACTAGCCAGGAGTTAGGGATATCCTCACTTGCTGATGCTATTACATGTCGGATTGCTGCTCGTGATGCCTTGTGA